AGCAGGAGGCTCTTCTCGGGCAACAGCGCCGGGAGGAGGAACGCGACCGCCGGGAACAGGCGAAGCAGATGAACCTCGAACGCCGTGATCAGGCCTCAAAGATCTTCGCCACCATCGAGCAGCGCTTCGACGAGGACGACAGTGGCCGCTACACGCTGGGGGTACGGGTCCACAACAAGTCAGATCTCCCGGTGTACGACCTCCAGGTGGTCGCGGCGTTCGGTGTCGCCGACGCGCCCTACACCACACTGCGGGCGTCCTGCCAGCCCGGCGACACCTTCATCGCGAAGAAGCCACCGTGGAACCGGGGACGATTCGACTTCGATTTCCCCACCGCGGTCGACGCCGATGATCCGTGGTTCCAGCCCTTCGCCGCCTCCGCACGGTTCCAGGTGTTCCGGATCGTGTTCCGGGACAGTGCGGGCCGCTGGTGGTCATGGGAACAGGACGGACTGCGGGAGATTTCCGCCCCCGCCGCGCCGCTGACATCGGTGGGGCAGCACGGGTGGAAGCCGAAGCCGAAGAAGCGGACGCCCGCGGCCCCCGCGGAGCCCGACGACACGGATGACACAGACGACACAGACGATCCCTCCGTTACTGGCGACGATGATGCCGACGACGATGCCGCCTCACCCGGTATCCCGCGCAATCCGTTCGCGGCACCGGGTTGGGATGTCTCTGCACCGCAGACTTCCGCCGGACCGGCGGTCACCCCGGATTCCCGGTGGAGAGTACGCGATGAGGAGGACGCCACCGGGGCCCCGGCAGCGGACACCTCAGACCCTGGAGAACCGCAGGAACCCGAGGAACCGGACACCGTCCCGCAGGACGACGAGCTCACGGCCTTCGATGCTCTGAAAGCATGGCGGACCACGCGGTACAAGGCAGACGGCGTGAAGGCCTACCAGGTTGCGACGAACAAGACGCTGGAAGCCATCGCCGAGACACTTCCGACGACCGCAGAAGAACTCCGGTACGTGACCGGCATGGGACCTGCGAAGACGGAGAAATACGGCGACGAGATTCTTGCCGTCGTCGCCCACTTCTCCTGACCTACGCCGCACCCCGCCCCCACCGCCCGCGCGTAACATTGTTCGGTGATGAACACACCGGCCCCCGGCGCAGGCGACGCCTCCGACGACCGGACGCCCGCACCACCGGCGCCCGGTGCCGGTGACGTGCACCGGATGCCACCGAAGAAGTCCGCGTACCGCCGGTGGTTCTCCACCCTCAACCCCGCCGTCCAGCTGGTGTTCTGCCAGCTGTGGATGCCCACGTTCATGTGTGTGATGTTCGTGCTGGTCTACGTCGGTGCCTTCCAGCACGCCGCCCCGCGCGAGGTGCCGGTCGGGGTGATCGGCGGGACGCAGGTCACCCGGCAGCTCCAGCAGGCCGCCGACGAGCACGAGCCCGGCACACTGAACCTTGAACAGGTCGCCGACCATGACACGGCCCGGGAGAAGGTGAAGCGCGGCGACCTCGGCATCGCCTACGACGTAGCGGCCAACCAGCTCATCGTGGCCTCCGCCCACCAGGCGCAGGCCGTCTCGATCGTCCCGAAGCTGATCACCCCGCTGCTGCCCGCCGTCGGCCAGAACGCGCCGCCGGCCACCGACGACGTCGCCCCGCTGCCGGCCCACGACATCGGGATGACGCCCATGTACCTCACCCTCGCCTGGTGCATCAGCGGCTACCTCGCCGCGATGTTCATCGGTCTGATGGGCGGCCCGCTGCGCCGGATGACCCGCTTCGCCATCATCGCCGGGGTCTCCGGTGTGCTCAGTCTGCTCTCGGCGGTGCTGGCGGACCTCGTCCTCGGGGCGATCACCGGCCATTTCTGGGCACTGTGGGGTCTGGGCTTCTGCTGGGCGGCGGCGATCGGCACCGCGGTCAACGGCCTGTCCTACTTCGCCGGCCGGTTCATCGCCGCCCCGTCGATGCTGCTGTTCATCTTCCTGTCGATCCCCTCCTCGGGCGCGGCGATGCCGATCTGGATGATGCCGGAGATCTTCCAGTGGCTGAACAACATCGTCGTCGGCTCCGGGATCTCCGAGATGCTCAAACATCTGGTCTACGGGGTCGGCCCGGGCTACTCGCGGGGGTGGCGGATGCTGGCCTGCTACCTGGTCATCGGCCTGCTGCTGACTTGGGCCGGCCGGCCGTACTGGGAGTGGAAGCGGGTACGCCGGCTACTGTCGGGCCGGCGCACGATGTTCCAGGACGCCCAGCGCGCCAACGGCCGGAGGAACGCCGACGACGAGTCGGAGATCCTCGCCTCCTACGGGCTGGAGGTCCGGGAGTCCGACGGTGCACTGGTGACCACCGGAGGCCCCACCGGCTCTGCCGGCTCAGCCAACTCAGCCAACTCAACTGACGCTGACTACCGGACGCAGAACTTCCTCTTCTCCGGCACGCTCGACCCCAAACTGCCGGACTACGGGCGCGACGACAGTGACGACAGTGACGACAGCGACGACGCGAACAGCACCGACGGCACCGACAGCAGCGACAGCACCGAGCACGCCGCCGGCCGCGACACCGGTGCTCACGGCAGCCGCAACGACGACGGCACGACCAGGTAGTCCGCCGCCCCGGCGTCCGGACGCCGCAGCACACCGGCTAAGATAAGCCGGTTATGAAAAATGCCGAGCCCGCCACTCCCCCTCCGACGCACCCTCCGGCGACGACCATCTCGTCTACGCGATGCCCCAGAAGAAGTCCGCCTACCGCCGCTGGTACGCCGCACAGCACCCCAACGTCCAGATGGTGCTGTCCCAGCTGTGGATGCCGGTGTTCATGCTCATCATGTTCATCCTCTGCTACGTCGCCCCCTTCCAGCACGCCGCCCCGCGCGACATGCCGCTGGGCGTCGTCGGCTCCACCCAGGTCGCCGAGTCCCTGCGCACCGCCGCCGACGCAGGTGAACCCGGTGCCGTCGACGTCCGCGACATCACTGACCTCGACACCGCCCGCCAACAGGTGACCGACGGCGACCTCGCCGCCGCCTACGTCCCCGGCTCCGACACGATGATCATCGCCTCGGCACACCAGGCGCAGGCGTCCTCGCTCGTCCCGAAGGTCGTCACCCCGCTGCTCAAGGCCACCGGCCACAACCCGCAGCCGACCACCGAGGACCTCGCAGCGCTGCCGACCCACGACATCGGCATGACGCCGATGTACCTCATGATCGCCTGGTGCATCTCCGGCTACCTCGCGGCGATGTTCGTCGGACTGATGGGTGGCCCGCTCGGCCGCCGCATCCGGTTCTTCATCATCGCCTGCACCGCCGTCCTGCTCAGCTTCCTGTCCGCCCTGCTCATCGACCCGATCCTCGGGGCGATCACCGGCCACTTCTGGGCGCTGTGGGGCCTGGGCTTCTGCTGGGCCTTCGCCATCGGCGCGGCGGTCAACGGCGTCTCCTACTTCGTCGGACGCTTCGTCGCCGTCCCCGCGATGCTGATGTGCATCTTCCTGTCGATGCCCTCGTCGGGCGGGGCGATGCCGATCTGGATGATGCCCGAACTGTTCCAGTGGCTGTCCCATGTCGTCGTCGGCTCCGGGATCACCGAGATGCTCAAGCAGCTGGTCTACGGGGTCGGCCCGGGTTACACCCGCGGCTGGATCATGATGGCCTGCTACATCGTCGCCGGACTGCTGCTGTCGCTGGTCGGCAAGCCGTTCCGCGAGCGCAAGCTCATCCGCCGGATCCTGCGCGGCCGCACCACCATGTTCCAGGACGCCCAGAAGGCCGCCGGCGCCCACGGTGCCGCCGAGCAGAAGCACATCCTCGCCGAGCACGGGCTGAAGATCCGCCCGGCCGACGGTGCGGTGCTGCGCATCCCACCGGAGCACGCCCACCACGGGCTGCGGGAGAAGGTGGAGGACGTGGTCGCCCGCTACGATTCGGCGGTCTCCGAGCGCGCCGAGCACCACGGCGGCACCGCCGTCGCGACGACCGGTCAGCTGCTCTCCGACGGGGACCGGACGCCGCCCACCGGTCTCGATTCCACCCAGTCCGACTTCCACGACCTCGAGGTCGAGGTCGCCGCCGAGGAGGCCGGGGAGGCACCCGGGGAGACGACTGACGGGGCGTCCCGCCGCGACCGTTGATACCGACATAACCACAGGTCGCACAACCCGCGGGACGGGGCTACGATGGCGCACATGCCCGAGACCGTCACAGGATCCTCCCCCCGTACCGGCAATGTGCTGACGCGCTTCATCCAGCGCCATTTCCACCACCGGGGACAGCTCGAGACCGGCCTCGACGAGCTCCACGCGAACCTCGGTCTGGCGGCCCACCGGGTCCGGGAGCGCACCCCGGAACCGGTCACCACCACCACTCCCTCCGCACTGCTGGCCCGCCCGGTGATCTACGCCCCGGACATGGACGGCCAGGCCGATCCGGGCGAGGTCATCTGGTACCGCATCAAACGGTCGAAGGACACGCCCCCGGAGCTGCGCGCCTGCCTGGTGGTCGGCCGCCACAACCACACACTGCTCGGCCTGCTCATCAGTTCGAACCCGGAGCACGCCGAGGACAACAACTGGATACTCATCGGTACCGGACTCTGGGATCCGAAGGGAAACCCCTGCTGGGCGCGGGTGGACCGGGTGGTGGAGATCCAGGAGTCCCGCATCCAGCGCCGCGGGGTGTCCATGCCGGAACGCCGCTACGACCGCATCGCGACCGTGCTGCGCTCCGAGTACGGCTGGGTGTGAGACATGACCGGTGCCACCCCCTCCCTCTTCGATCTGCCGGACGCCGCCGGTGATGCCGCCGCCCGCACCCCGGACCTGCCCGCCGGGGCGGTGCACGTGCCCGGCTGGCTGACTGAGGGGCAGCAGCAGGACCTGCTGGACCGGGTGGCGACCTGGGCCCGGGGTCCGGTCGCCCCGGCGCGACCGCGCACGGCGTCCGGCGAGATGAGTTCGCGGATGCTGTGCCTCGGACGGCACTGGGTGCCCACCGCACCGCGCGGTCACCGCTACTTCGACCGCGCGGTCGACGGCAACGGCGCCCCGGTCCTCCCGGTGCCACCCGAGCTGGTGACGCTGGCCCGGCGTGCGGTGTTCGCCGCCACCGGTGACGGCCGGGCGGCCGGCCGCTACTCCCCCGACATCGCCGTGGTGAACATCTACGGTCCCGACGCGCACATGGGGATGCACCGCGACGACGACGAGGCCTCCGAGGCCCCGGTGGTGTCCCTGTCTCTCGGGGCGGCGTGCCGGTTCCGGTTCGGCAACGCCACCGACCGGTCGAGGCCGTACACCGACCTCACCCTCGCCCCCGGTGACCTGTTCGTGTTCGGCGGGCCGGCCCGGTGGAACTACCACGGGGTGCAGAAGATCCTGGGCCCGGCCACGCGGGTGAACATCACCGTGCGGGAATCGGGGCTGTCATGACCGGCCCCACCGAACCCCCGCTCGTCACCGGCGGGGACGGCCGGGCGCGCCCGCGGTGGGCCGCCACCGACCCGCTGCTGCGGGACTACTACGACACGGAGTGGGGCATGCCGGTCGTCGATGAACGCGGCATGTTCGAACGCCTCAGCCTGGAGGCGTTCCAGTCGGGGCTGAGCTGGGCGACGATCCTGCGGAAGCGTCCGGCGTTCCGGGCGGCCTTCGCCGGTTTCGACCCGGCGGCGGTCGCCGCGTTCACCGCCGGGGACGCCGACCGGCTGATGCAGGACGCCACCATCGTGCGCAACCGCCGCAAGATCGACGCGACGCTGGCCAATGCGTCCGCGACCCTGGCGCTGCGCGGCTGGGACGACGGGCGCGGCGATCTGGCGTCGTTCGTCTGGTCCTACCGGCCGACGGTCACACCGGCCCCGCGCACCGTCGCCGAGGTGCCGACGACGTCACCGGAATCACGGGCCCTGGCCCGCGACCTGAAGGCGCGCGGGTTCCGGTTCGTCGGCCCGACGACGATGTTCGCCCTCATGGAGGCCGTCGGGATCGTGGACACCCACCTCGTCGGCTCGTGGCGCCGCGGTGCGTCGGGTGTCTGGACCGCGCAGGAGGACGCGTCATGACCCGGGAGATGACCTCGTTCGAGGCCTTCGAGCTGGAGCTCTGGGGGTTGCACACCGCCCGCGAGCGGGAGCGGCTTGTCCCGGTGCTGCTGAACTTCGCGGTGCGCCAGCGCGACCATTCCCTGGCGGACGCCGTCGAGGCCACCCTGCAGATCTACCGCCGCTACCGGCCGCGCTACCAGCGGGACGCCACCGAGACCTCGAAGACCTCCCTGCTCGTCCCCGAGATCGAGGCGTTCTCCAACGGACTGCGCACCGACGACCGGGATGCCCGGGTGATCCTTCCCGGACGCACCGGCGGGCCGGACGCCACGGAGACCTTCGTCCTCGACTCGGACCTGTACTACGTGGATGAGGAAGGTGTCGGCCACTTCCCGGCGCGCGAGAAGCTCGCCGCTGCCGATCACCCGGGCACCGGCCCCGTTGCCGTGCCGGACGCCGACCCGGGTACGGCGCCGGACACTGTGCCGGACACCGCACCGGACACTGCCCTGGCCACCGCGACCCGGCGGGTCGCCACCATCGGCATGTCGCTGGGGACGTTCGGTCCCGGCCGGGTCGCGGACCGGTCCGGCGCCTTCACCCTGCAGGTCCGCGGCGGAACTCCCGGACTCTTCCCGACCACCCCGGTGACCGGGGACAACGCCTGGTACGCGGTGCGGCTGCACGAGGGACTCACCGGTGAGGAACGTCTCGCGGTCCTCGCCGAGATCCTCGGCTACATCTTCCTCGGCCATGCGCCGCAGGTGTGGCGGGGCGACCGGGCGTGGACGAACCTGGACGGGCTCGTTCCGGAGGCGCCGGCGACCGCGCACTGGTGGATCGCCCCCGAGTCCCGCGCGGAGTCCCCCA
This is a stretch of genomic DNA from Corynebacterium nuruki S6-4. It encodes these proteins:
- a CDS encoding HRDC domain-containing protein, with the translated sequence MGLFGDIPSWLGYAEDKKARKQAEARAAEQHRLQQEALLGQQRMQQEALLGQQRREEERDRREQAKQMNLERRDQASKIFATIEQRFDEDDSGRYTLGVRVHNKSDLPVYDLQVVAAFGVADAPYTTLRASCQPGDTFIAKKPPWNRGRFDFDFPTAVDADDPWFQPFAASARFQVFRIVFRDSAGRWWSWEQDGLREISAPAAPLTSVGQHGWKPKPKKRTPAAPAEPDDTDDTDDTDDPSVTGDDDADDDAASPGIPRNPFAAPGWDVSAPQTSAGPAVTPDSRWRVRDEEDATGAPAADTSDPGEPQEPEEPDTVPQDDELTAFDALKAWRTTRYKADGVKAYQVATNKTLEAIAETLPTTAEELRYVTGMGPAKTEKYGDEILAVVAHFS
- a CDS encoding ABC transporter permease encodes the protein MNTPAPGAGDASDDRTPAPPAPGAGDVHRMPPKKSAYRRWFSTLNPAVQLVFCQLWMPTFMCVMFVLVYVGAFQHAAPREVPVGVIGGTQVTRQLQQAADEHEPGTLNLEQVADHDTAREKVKRGDLGIAYDVAANQLIVASAHQAQAVSIVPKLITPLLPAVGQNAPPATDDVAPLPAHDIGMTPMYLTLAWCISGYLAAMFIGLMGGPLRRMTRFAIIAGVSGVLSLLSAVLADLVLGAITGHFWALWGLGFCWAAAIGTAVNGLSYFAGRFIAAPSMLLFIFLSIPSSGAAMPIWMMPEIFQWLNNIVVGSGISEMLKHLVYGVGPGYSRGWRMLACYLVIGLLLTWAGRPYWEWKRVRRLLSGRRTMFQDAQRANGRRNADDESEILASYGLEVRESDGALVTTGGPTGSAGSANSANSTDADYRTQNFLFSGTLDPKLPDYGRDDSDDSDDSDDANSTDGTDSSDSTEHAAGRDTGAHGSRNDDGTTR
- a CDS encoding ABC transporter permease: MPQKKSAYRRWYAAQHPNVQMVLSQLWMPVFMLIMFILCYVAPFQHAAPRDMPLGVVGSTQVAESLRTAADAGEPGAVDVRDITDLDTARQQVTDGDLAAAYVPGSDTMIIASAHQAQASSLVPKVVTPLLKATGHNPQPTTEDLAALPTHDIGMTPMYLMIAWCISGYLAAMFVGLMGGPLGRRIRFFIIACTAVLLSFLSALLIDPILGAITGHFWALWGLGFCWAFAIGAAVNGVSYFVGRFVAVPAMLMCIFLSMPSSGGAMPIWMMPELFQWLSHVVVGSGITEMLKQLVYGVGPGYTRGWIMMACYIVAGLLLSLVGKPFRERKLIRRILRGRTTMFQDAQKAAGAHGAAEQKHILAEHGLKIRPADGAVLRIPPEHAHHGLREKVEDVVARYDSAVSERAEHHGGTAVATTGQLLSDGDRTPPTGLDSTQSDFHDLEVEVAAEEAGEAPGETTDGASRRDR
- a CDS encoding type II toxin-antitoxin system PemK/MazF family toxin, translating into MPETVTGSSPRTGNVLTRFIQRHFHHRGQLETGLDELHANLGLAAHRVRERTPEPVTTTTPSALLARPVIYAPDMDGQADPGEVIWYRIKRSKDTPPELRACLVVGRHNHTLLGLLISSNPEHAEDNNWILIGTGLWDPKGNPCWARVDRVVEIQESRIQRRGVSMPERRYDRIATVLRSEYGWV
- a CDS encoding alpha-ketoglutarate-dependent dioxygenase AlkB family protein, giving the protein MTGATPSLFDLPDAAGDAAARTPDLPAGAVHVPGWLTEGQQQDLLDRVATWARGPVAPARPRTASGEMSSRMLCLGRHWVPTAPRGHRYFDRAVDGNGAPVLPVPPELVTLARRAVFAATGDGRAAGRYSPDIAVVNIYGPDAHMGMHRDDDEASEAPVVSLSLGAACRFRFGNATDRSRPYTDLTLAPGDLFVFGGPARWNYHGVQKILGPATRVNITVRESGLS
- a CDS encoding DNA-3-methyladenine glycosylase I — encoded protein: MTGPTEPPLVTGGDGRARPRWAATDPLLRDYYDTEWGMPVVDERGMFERLSLEAFQSGLSWATILRKRPAFRAAFAGFDPAAVAAFTAGDADRLMQDATIVRNRRKIDATLANASATLALRGWDDGRGDLASFVWSYRPTVTPAPRTVAEVPTTSPESRALARDLKARGFRFVGPTTMFALMEAVGIVDTHLVGSWRRGASGVWTAQEDAS